From the genome of Vanessa tameamea isolate UH-Manoa-2023 chromosome 16, ilVanTame1 primary haplotype, whole genome shotgun sequence, one region includes:
- the Dachs gene encoding unconventional myosin-IXAa isoform X7, whose amino-acid sequence MATLGLSKVFILDKYFTELQKFWETEKKLQDASSSNEAVHLQRRLLSLSSELVTLRNHLHVGGASGGGAGAAGAAGTAASGTSSSGSQPAVPPRAPLLLPPPAPAPPLQPHHPPPPPPEARWRAGSGSGTATASACAGAGVGAGAGTDVDDLIHLRGPLTEDAVVRALQARFYQNKFYTSVGPILIAMNAYTDAGNALTPGAARAQRPELARLVHDAVRHQADTGCPQAIILSGVSGSGKTYASMVLLRRLFDVAGGGPETDAFKHLAAAFTVLRSLGTAATHANSHSSRIGHFIEVQVTDGALYRTKIHCYFLDQTRVVRPPAGERNYHIFYQMLAGLTTDERSQLHLDGYTANDLRYLASSHPRRPEAEDGARFHAWKSCLGVLGIPFLDVLRVLAAVLLLGNVHFTDNAEGTAEPNGEAELVAAGSLLGVGAAALMRGLGTRCAPRAARGQARAPASAAAAAAARDALAKALYCRTVATIVRRANSLKRLGSTLGTLSSDSNESVHQDAASRRASTAGGGARGRAGARSMAALNDAVRHATDGFVGILDMFGFEDAGPSRLEHLCANLCAETMQHFYNTHVFKSSAESCREEGVTGALEVEYVDNVPCIDLVSSLRTGLLAALDVECAARNTAEQYVSRIKSAHRGHPRLAEPRPPHPRRFAVRHYAGEVTYDASDFLDANRDAVPDELLAAFDTRTCEFGFATHLFGAELKALAAAGGPAGAQFRASPTAGGAAVAAGALGAAPPAPCSPAAPPSTLTQDFHTRLDNLLRTLVHARPHFVRCLRANSTETPMHFDRLTVARQVRALQILETVQLMASGYPHRMRFRAFSGRYRALWRRSASGADRESGAGCARVLRSVAAAAAPPAPASPAAVRWALGKRHVFLSEGMRQVLERMRRARRQAAAERIQAAWRAQRARAARGARPAPPARRRPAPIAGTPPPDPADKCDPQLVKRTCSLFGLDLERPPPLPPSRAYTVANGVKLGYPQQRTVAADWDEAGVRLRVGDCVLALGAARRGHVSVQAGGRTVPVPHAVLGPPRAPRPAPPPPPAPA is encoded by the exons ATGGCCACTCTCGGCCTTTCCAAGGTGTTCATACTCGACAAATACTTCACCGAGCTGCAAAAGTTTTGGGAGACGGAGAAGAAGCTGCAAG ACGCATCTTCGTCGAACGAAGCGGTGCACCTCCAGCGGCGGCTGCTAAGCCTCAGCTCGGAGCTGGTCACCCTCCGCAATCATCTACACGTTGGCGGAGCGAGCGGTGGCGGAGCGGGCGCCGCTGGAGCTGCCGGCACCGCCGCCAGCGGTACTTCGTCCAGCGGCTCGCAGCCCGCAGTGCCCCCTCGCGCTCCATTGTTACTTCCACCACCGGCACCTGCGCCACCATTGCAGCCTCACCACCCTCCGCCGCCTCCACCAG AGGCGAGATGGCGGGCGGGCAGCGGAAGCGGGACCGCCACGGCGAGCGCATGCGCGGGCGCGGGCGTCGGAGCGGGCGCGGGGACCGACGTGGACGACCTCATCCACCTGCGCGGCCCGCTCACCGAGGACGCCGTAGTGCGAGCACTTCAGGCGCgattctatcaaaataaattctac ACGTCCGTGGGGCCGATACTCATCGCGATGAACGCGTACACGGACGCCGGCAACGCGCTGACGccgggcgcggcgcgcgcgcagcgGCCCGAGCTGGCGCGCCTCGTGCACGACGCCGTGCGCCACCAGGCCGACACCGGCTGCCCGCAGGCCATCATACTGTCAG GTGTATCGGGTTCGGGTAAGACGTACGCGTCGATGGTGCTGCTTCGGAGACTATTCGACGTGGCGGGCGGCGGGCCGGAGACCGACGCCTTCAAGCATCTGGCGGCCGCCTTCACCGTCCTCCGCTCGCTCGGCACCGCCGCCACACACGCTAACTCGCATTCCAGTAGGATC GGACATTTCATCGAGGTGCAGGTGACGGACGGCGCCCTGTACCGCACCAAGATTCACTGCTACTTCCTGGACCAGACGCGCGTGGTGCGGCCGCCGGCGGGCGAGCGCAACTATCACATCTTCTACCAGATGCTGGCCGGCCTCACGACCGACGAGCGCTCGCAGCTACATCTCGATGGCTACACGGCGAACGACCTGCG TTATTTGGCCTCTTCTCACCCACGACGACCCGAAGCCGAAGACGGGGCTCGGTTTCATGCGTGGAAGAGCTGTCTCGGAGTCCTCGGTATACCATTTCTGGACGTACTGAGGGTGCTGGCCGCGGTGCTGCTGCTCGGCAACGTCCACTTCACTGACAACGCAGAGGGAACGGCGGAACCGAACGGAGAG GCGGAGTTGGTGGCGGCCGGCTCGCTGCTGGGCGTGGGCGCGGCGGCGCTGATGCGCGGGCTGGGCACGCGctgcgcgccgcgcgccgcccgcgGGCAGGCGCGCGCGCCCGccagcgccgccgccgccgccgccgcgcgcgaCGCGCTCGCCAAGGCGCTCTACTGCCGCACCGTCGCCACCATCGTGCGCCGCGCCAACTCGCTCAAGCGCCTCGGCTCCACGCTGGGCACCTTGTCGTCGGACTCCAACGAATCC GTGCACCAGGACGCGGCGTCGCGACGCGCCTCGACggccggcggcggcgcgcgcggccgTGCGGGCGCTCGCTCGATGGCGGCGCTCAACGACGCCGTGCGTCACGCCACCGACGGCTTCGTCGGCATCCTCGATATGTTCGGCTTCGAGGACGCCGGCCCGAGTCGGCTCGAACATCTCTGCGCTAATCTTTGCGCCGAAACGATGCAACACTTCTACAATACCCACGTTTTCAAG TCTTCGGCGGAGTCCTGTCGAGAGGAAGGAGTGACCGGTGCGCTGGAAGTGGAGTACGTGGACAACGTGCCTTGCATCGACCTGGTGTCGTCGCTGCGCACGGGGCTGCTGGCCGCACTCGACGTGGAGTGCGCCGCGCGCAACACGGCCGAGCAATACGTCTCTCGCATTAAATCCGCTCATAG AGGTCATCCGAGATTGGCGGAACCGAGACCGCCGCACCCTCGGCGCTTTGCTGTCAGACACTACGCGGGCGAGGTGACCTACGACGCTAGCGATTTTCTGGATGCGAATCGCGACGCGGTACCCGACGAGTTGTTGGCCGCTTTCGATACGAGGACTTGCGAGTTCGGTTTTGCAACACACCTCTTCGGTGCCGAACTCAAG GCGCTGGCGGCGGCGGGCGGGCCGGCGGGCGCGCAGTTCCGCGCGTCCCCcacggcgggcggcgcggcagtggcggcgggcgcgctgggcgccgcgccccccgcgccctgCTCGCCCGCCGCGCCCCCCTCCACGCTCACGCAGGACTTCCACACGCGCCTCGACAACCTGCTGCGCACACTCGTCCATGCGCGTCCGCACTTTGTGCGCTGTCTGCGAGCCAACTCGACGGAGACCCCCATGCATTTCGATCGCCTCACGGTCGCACGACAG GTTCGCGCTTTGCAAATTCTGGAAACCGTCCAACTCATGGCCAGCGGATACCCGCATCGCATGCGGTTTCGCGCGTTCAGCGGCCGCTACCGCGCGCTGTGGCGACGCAGCGCCAGCGGGGCGGACCGCGAGTCCGGCGCGGGCTGCGCTCGCGTGCTGCGCTCCgtggccgccgccgccgcgccccccgcgcccgccTCGCCCGCCGCTGTGCGCTGGGCGCTCGGCAAACGACACGTATTTCTCAGCGAGGGAATGCGACAG GTTTTGGAGCGTATGAGGCGCGCTCGCCGGCAGGCGGCCGCAGAGCGCATCCAAGCGGCGTGGCGGGCGCAGCGCGCGCGAGCGGCGCGCGGCGCCCGCCCTGCTCCTCCCGCGCGGCGCCGCCCCGCGCCCATCGCCGGCACTCCGCCGCCCGACCCCGCCGACAAGTGCGATCCCCAACTCGTCAAACGGACCTGCTCGCTCTTCGGCCTCGACTTG GAGCGGCCGCCGCCGCTGCCGCCGTCGCGCGCGTACACGGTGGCGAACGGCGTGAAGCTGGGCTACCCGCAGCAGCGCACCGTGGCGGCGGACTGGGACGAGGCCGGCGTGCGGCTGCGCGTGGGCGACTGCGTGCTGGCGCtgggcgcggcgcggcgcgggcaCGTGTCGGTGCAGGCGGGCGGGCGCACGGTGCCCGTGCCGCACGCCGTGCTGGGCCCGCCCCGCGCGCCGCgccccgcgccgccgccgccgcccgcgcccgcctgA